TTTTTGTTGGTTTTTGGCTTTTCTATTGGTATCAGCAAAGGTTTCATAAAATAAATAGATATCACATTGCATTCGCAACTGCTGCAGCTTTTCTGAAAGGTTTTCAGCACTAAGAACTCTATAAGCAAAGAAAACTGCAGGAGATGAAAAAGGATGCTCTTCAGCCATAAATGAAACTTGCTCACTCCAAAGGTCAACTGTTTTAATATTTGACATATTTACTGTAATTCTTTGCTCGTGTTCTAGGTAAACGTTTTTTAAATTTTTCATATTTAATCAGTGTTTAAACAGCCTTAAAACGGCTTTCAATCATTTTTATAAACTTGTTTTGAATAGTTGCCCGGAATGTGGCGGAGTCTCCCATAAATTGCCGTTTTGGCATCTTAATTTCGAAGTAACTTTTTTTAGTTAGTGCCATGGCTCTATATTGAGATTGCCCGGTCTTTTTGAACATATACCAAAAGTACTTTTTCATTTTAGCAGTAACTGGTATTTTCAGTATTCCACCTTCATTATGAATTTTAGCATGTTTCGCTGTTGCTGTCGCAACTACTCTTTTAGAACTGCTAGAGCTAATAGAAATACTATCGCGCAAAGCTGAGCTTTTTGTTAAAATAGCCCTTCCAGAATCAGTGTTGCCTTTACGAGCTTGCCATGGTTGCAAAGAACCATCCATAAAACCCTGTTTTTCAAAGTTACCCATAATAAAATTAATCATTTCTACCTCTGCTATTGTCTGGGCATCTTTGATTAACTTTTTGGCAACTCCATTAAAATCAGGAATTTTGGTTATCATATTATTTTATTTGTATATTTGCAATGTTATACATGAGGGCGAGGACGGGAAACTGTTTGAGCCCTCTACCTTTTTATAAAATTCCAGAAAGTTTCTTAAAGTCTTTTTTTAGTATCATTTCACGCGTTAATTCAATAGCTTTTCCACCTTTGATAAAGAATACACTTTTAATATTTTTTCCTCTTGTGGGGTTGAATTTATTGGCTAATTGTTTAGTAATATCCTCAAGCTTTATTTTTTTTAGTTGATCCAATGAAAAAACAACAGAATAGTTACTTTTTGTCATCCCCATTTGTTTTTTAGCAGATGCGAATCCATTAGTTATTCCTTTAACAGAATCAATGTTTTTTAAGTCGGCCGTACTTCCATTAATTTCAAGCTCTGGATTTGTTATACCAGGAATATCAGTATGGTTTCTAATTTTAACATCAATTCCAAGTTTTTCAACCAGTATTTTAGCATATTTATAGTTCAATTCGATATCGTTTGGATCAGCCCAGGTTGAAACTTCAAGCTTAGCTTTTTTAGTTTGATAAACAATGTTATAATCTGGACTTGATAACTTGATGTTCTCAAAGCTCTCTTTAATCTTTTTTGCATCTGCAGCAGGAAATACAAAATATGGATGATCACCTTCATCAAAAACCATATTAGAAAGTGCTACATTATTATTAAATCCAGCATCTGGTTTTATGGTAGGAGTTCCCTTTGTTGGTTCTGCATCGGTTTGCGTTACATAGCAGCGACATCTAAAACCATTAGGAGGATACCAGGACATCCAGAACGGATCATTTATAGGTTTAATAATATCTTGCAAATCAGCATGCTCTTGACGTACTCTTGAGTCATTAGCCGTTTTGTACTGAAGGTTTGGATAAAGGTCTTTTTGTCCTTCATATTTGCTCCATTTGTCCACCATAACTCCACTTCTGTTTGCAGTATCAAACTCAGCTTGTAAAAATGATTTGTTGTACTGATCATTTATTTTTAAAGCTTCTTTTTGAAAATCTTGAAAAGAACCTTTATCTTTAAGAAATAAGTTCATTTTTGCAAGCTCTTGATAGGTTTTAGCACCACTAAATCGATAAAGATTTTGATTAAGGCTCAAGTTTCGAACAGCATTGTTTTCATAATTCAAAAAGGAATCACCTAAACCGCTAGATAAACCAGAACGTATGTCTCCAAGTGTTTTTTCAAGCAAATCACTATTCAAATCAGAAGGTAGAAGTTTACCATCGTAGAGCTGTTTAGCTAATTGGTTTATTAGCTTTGAATAGTCAGACAAATTAACCGCATTTATAGTACCGTGATCATGTCCACAATGATTATCATAAAATGCTATAATTTCGTCCGATAAAAAGCTACTGGCTGCAATTTTATTGACTTTTTTTTTTGACCTGTTTTATCAACTGGAGGTACTGCAGCATTATCACTCTTCATTCCGGTAACTGGAATACCTGTTTTTTCACTAACGAAATTTAAATCTACTATAAAACCTGAGTCAGCTAATTCTTTTATCATAGTAACAAGTTCCGATGATGTCATTTCCTGACTATCGTCCCACTCAAAACGGCAGTCTTTCAATTTTGAATAAGCAGGACTAATTAACTGCAAACGCCAAAGCAGCTCTTTATTAATCAAAGTCATGGCATCGTTTTTATCGCTATCATGACGATCATCTGACACGCCTTGCATAACTTTCAGGCTGCCATAGGTTCCATTGGCTCCAGCATCGGTAGTTCCGTCCTGTCCAAGTATCCTTTTACTCATTTCTGAGTTCATACGATCAATAAGTTTATCGAAGATATCGTAGCTGCTTGTACCAGTCGAGTTCATTACTTCGATTTTCTCATTGCCTTTTAATACTGCCCAATGGTTAGAAACCATGTTGGCCATCATATCGGCAAGCTCATTCTCACGAGTTTCACTATAACTGTCAGTTACAACCCAACGTGGTGGAATTCCATATTTTTCGACAAATTCAGACCAAGAAGCTCTTGCAAACTTTTTAGTAAGCGCATCAGGAGCCACATCTTTTAAAATTCCTAAGTCGTTGTTTTTACCGATTTGGATATAGTATGTTTTCAAAGGATCTTCTTTGTATGGATATCCTTTTTCATCACCAACTTCTTTTACTATCAAACCTTTTCCAGTAAGAACATTTTCTGAAGGTATGTAGTTAACGCTATCCAGTTCTAAGGTTTCTGGTACCAAATCCCAAAGCTCTACAACTGTAGCACCTTTGAACTTTGCCATTACTGAATGATATATAAATGAGTTAAACCAGGGCTGTTGAAATAACTTAGTAAGCTCTTCATCTTTTTCTCCTGCTTTATTTACGATTTTGAATTTTGATTGCAGTACTTTTAATGTACGACCCTCAATCAATGAAGCTAGATGGCTATCTAATAAAATACTATCGTAAAGCTCTAGCAGTGGAGCTCTGTTTGCATTTTCAGCTAATTGAGCTAAAGCTAAAGCATCACGCCATTTCTTTATAGTTTGAACACTTAATGACTTACTTCTTGGTAATATTATATTTGACGGTCTATTATCGTAGGTTCTACCAACCCTTGCATTTTGTGCCATGATTATAAATATAAATCGTTGTTTTTATTGTTTCCCCATTGTACCTCTTTTCTTGGAGTTTCTAATGCTGGTAAAATAGGATTTTCAGCACCTTCTTTTACATCTTTCAACCAAGACATTGCCCATTTAAACTCATCGCTAAATGTGGTAGGTATTTTTCGAGCTTTGTTTCTTTTTACAATGCTATAATTAACCAGGGCAATTAATACTTTTTTGATAAGCGGTTTGTCTTCGTAATTTAAAGATTTATCAAAAACCTTTGATACATCATAACGTTCACGAAGTTTTCCTTTCATTAATGAAATATTTTCTAATTCAGTCTGATCTAAAATTGCTAAATCATCCTCAATACTTTCATCAATGTATTCTTCAAAAATCTGTCCTGTAAGCTCTTGTTTTGTTATAAATGATAGTGCCATTAATATACGTGTTTACGTTCAACTCTGCCTGTCATAGGCTTTCCACCTTTAGACGTTTCATAAATATGTTTACTTAAAAAAGTGATACACTGTTCGTCACCATCAGGAGCATCATCATGTCCATTATATCCTGGTTCAATTCCGAAAAGCTGTGCCATTCCTATTTGAGTATCAGCATGGCTTTTCATTTTTATGTTATACCAAATTCTACCATTTTGATAGTATGGATGTATTGAAACAATTCGGTCATACTTTTTAATTCTTGGATTATCAACTTTTGTAATCCTCAAATCAACACCAAAAGCTTCTTCAACTTCTCTTATGGTTCTTTCAACTTCATCATTCCAAAACTGAGCTTCAAATCTCCAATGGATACGAACTTTTTCAGGAAGGTTCTTTTCAAAGTCTGCCATAAATTCAACAGCAGCTTTCATTTTACATTTTTTTACAAATGAAGTGATATAATAAAATTGTTTGTCTTTAAGTCCCCAAAGTCTAACAGCATTATAGTCACCAGTAACAGAACCAGAATAGGCAACATCCCAATGCCCTACAATACAATCAAAAGTATCTAATCTAGGAAGCTTACACCATTGTATTAGTTCATTTGTGAATATTTTACCTCTAACATGTGGCTCATTATTGTATTCTGCACGAACAGGAAGAATTCCAAGCTCTTCCTCAAGGATTTTATAATAGTTGTCTTTATATTTTGAGAACCATCTTGGTTTATATGTTTGTGGATCGTAGGCCTTAACATGATGGACTTTCCATTTTGGATTAAGCTGCTGAAGTTTCTTTTGAATCATTACAGGAAATGCTGCATTATTAGCCATCAAAAAACGTCTATAATCACCATCCATTGTTGGGATTAAATCTTGAAGCATCCATTCTACTATTTCATCTTGACGTCTTTCATTTTTGATAGTGTCTTTTGTCTCAGTATCATCTGGAATAATCATCGTAGGACGTAAATTCTTCACACGAAGCCCTCTAACTGATTGTCCAAGGCCTAAAGCTTGACCAATAAATCCACCTTTAGTGATAAAGAATCCTTCATCCCAACTTCCGTATGATTTTTGTTCTCCAAAATCCGCAATAATTCGAGGGTTACCCTCAAATTCAGCTCGAATATCTGCAAGAAGCTGTATGGCTTTCTTTTCATTATTTCCTATAATAACCAGGTACATTGGGTCTCCACGCATCCAAAGCCAAAATGGCAAAATGATATCACAAATAACAGATTTAGCTAAACCACGACCCCATTCCGCAAAACCTT
The window above is part of the Flavobacterium sp. N1994 genome. Proteins encoded here:
- a CDS encoding phage virion morphogenesis protein: MITKIPDFNGVAKKLIKDAQTIAEVEMINFIMGNFEKQGFMDGSLQPWQARKGNTDSGRAILTKSSALRDSISISSSSSKRVVATATAKHAKIHNEGGILKIPVTAKMKKYFWYMFKKTGQSQYRAMALTKKSYFEIKMPKRQFMGDSATFRATIQNKFIKMIESRFKAV
- a CDS encoding DUF935 domain-containing protein; the protein is MAQNARVGRTYDNRPSNIILPRSKSLSVQTIKKWRDALALAQLAENANRAPLLELYDSILLDSHLASLIEGRTLKVLQSKFKIVNKAGEKDEELTKLFQQPWFNSFIYHSVMAKFKGATVVELWDLVPETLELDSVNYIPSENVLTGKGLIVKEVGDEKGYPYKEDPLKTYYIQIGKNNDLGILKDVAPDALTKKFARASWSEFVEKYGIPPRWVVTDSYSETRENELADMMANMVSNHWAVLKGNEKIEVMNSTGTSSYDIFDKLIDRMNSEMSKRILGQDGTTDAGANGTYGSLKVMQGVSDDRHDSDKNDAMTLINKELLWRLQLISPAYSKLKDCRFEWDDSQEMTSSELVTMIKELADSGFIVDLNFVSEKTGIPVTGMKSDNAAVPPVDKTGQKKKSIKLQPVAFYRTKL
- a CDS encoding phage minor head protein encodes the protein MSDYSKLINQLAKQLYDGKLLPSDLNSDLLEKTLGDIRSGLSSGLGDSFLNYENNAVRNLSLNQNLYRFSGAKTYQELAKMNLFLKDKGSFQDFQKEALKINDQYNKSFLQAEFDTANRSGVMVDKWSKYEGQKDLYPNLQYKTANDSRVRQEHADLQDIIKPINDPFWMSWYPPNGFRCRCYVTQTDAEPTKGTPTIKPDAGFNNNVALSNMVFDEGDHPYFVFPAADAKKIKESFENIKLSSPDYNIVYQTKKAKLEVSTWADPNDIELNYKYAKILVEKLGIDVKIRNHTDIPGITNPELEINGSTADLKNIDSVKGITNGFASAKKQMGMTKSNYSVVFSLDQLKKIKLEDITKQLANKFNPTRGKNIKSVFFIKGGKAIELTREMILKKDFKKLSGIL